From a single Adhaeribacter swui genomic region:
- a CDS encoding acyl-CoA thioesterase codes for MKIDRDNLVKVPESKMFVRFQDCDALGHLNNVRYFDYFLNTREEHTRYYYALNLMELAKKYRANWVVTNHQIAYVRPADLGENIIIQTQLIYFDNNSIVIEASMYNENRSHLKSLLWSTMRYVSAETARSTEHPEEILEMLAAVQVAQKEHRPEGFHNRITEITQALKRAQATS; via the coding sequence ATGAAAATAGATAGGGACAACCTGGTTAAAGTGCCCGAAAGCAAAATGTTTGTCCGTTTTCAGGATTGCGATGCTTTGGGCCATTTAAATAATGTGCGCTATTTCGATTATTTTTTAAATACCCGCGAAGAACATACCCGCTATTATTATGCTTTAAATTTAATGGAGCTTGCCAAAAAATACCGGGCCAACTGGGTTGTTACCAATCACCAGATTGCCTATGTGCGGCCAGCCGATTTAGGCGAAAACATCATAATTCAAACCCAACTTATTTATTTCGATAATAATAGCATTGTAATTGAAGCCTCGATGTATAACGAAAACCGGAGCCATTTAAAATCTTTACTATGGTCTACGATGCGGTACGTGAGTGCCGAAACTGCCCGGTCTACGGAACATCCGGAAGAAATATTGGAAATGCTGGCTGCCGTGCAGGTGGCGCAAAAAGAACACCGGCCCGAAGGTTTTCATAATCGCATCACGGAAATTACCCAAGCTTTAAAGCGCGCTCAAGCTACGTCTTAA
- a CDS encoding YkvA family protein — protein MENNKSTGQKISESSIFKNILKNAEEYLKKPLRVKKLLNDAYTKASQKKDVGTLAHEVWESLQTLSRMIKAAVTGEYTGIPTSTVVGGIAVILYFLSPIDFVPDFIPVIGLLDDAALLAWFMTGIKSEMDKFEEWERGNQVQTVQNAVVSSSQPVDTSNTTPKYGSPENNYASTPNAHNATNQSVGSSQTINPENSTSSQKRNEDGTLKNDAEKLGVKEFTPHDLQTESNTPDDSAIRATSSGAGEPNVRAATTDSTRIPSSNDADSRAGGNVR, from the coding sequence ATGGAAAATAACAAAAGCACCGGCCAGAAAATATCCGAATCCTCGATTTTTAAAAATATTCTTAAAAACGCCGAAGAATACCTGAAGAAACCTTTACGGGTAAAAAAACTTTTAAATGATGCTTATACCAAAGCCAGTCAGAAAAAAGATGTAGGCACCCTGGCTCATGAAGTTTGGGAAAGCTTGCAAACATTGTCCCGGATGATTAAAGCGGCCGTAACCGGCGAGTATACCGGCATCCCGACCAGCACGGTAGTAGGCGGTATTGCGGTAATTTTGTACTTTTTATCGCCGATTGATTTTGTACCAGATTTTATCCCGGTAATTGGTTTGCTCGACGATGCGGCTTTGCTGGCTTGGTTTATGACCGGCATTAAATCGGAAATGGATAAATTTGAAGAATGGGAAAGAGGCAACCAGGTACAAACCGTTCAAAATGCCGTGGTGAGCAGCAGCCAACCGGTAGATACCTCCAATACTACCCCCAAGTACGGTTCTCCCGAAAATAACTATGCCTCTACTCCTAACGCCCACAACGCTACCAACCAGTCAGTTGGCAGTAGCCAGACAATAAACCCGGAAAACAGTACATCGTCGCAGAAACGCAACGAAGACGGAACTTTAAAAAACGACGCGGAGAAATTAGGAGTAAAAGAGTTTACACCGCACGATTTGCAAACCGAAAGCAACACGCCCGATGATTCGGCCATCCGGGCTACTTCTTCCGGAGCTGGCGAACCAAACGTACGCGCCGCCACCACCGATAGCACCCGGATACCCAGCTCCAACGACGCAGATAGCCGGGCAGGTGGCAACGTGCGCTAA
- a CDS encoding C40 family peptidase produces the protein MKNIILGSCAALSMTLSLFFEHTPTNKNAKLNTVETASVLPLNLPEDPIITETTAPTTSFKDTLYYNYYAQTLGVKLNYSENKQLLATVAEWLGTPYRSGAASKKGTDCSGFVSKVYKEVYGITLTHSSRSMFQSVERIKKSAIKAGDLVFFRRGPGKPIYHVGIYLNNNKFVHSASNGGVMVSSLNQAYYARNYYAAGRVNL, from the coding sequence ATGAAAAACATTATTTTAGGTAGTTGCGCCGCACTTTCTATGACTTTATCGCTCTTTTTTGAGCATACCCCTACTAATAAAAATGCTAAATTAAATACCGTAGAAACGGCTTCGGTTTTGCCCTTGAACTTACCCGAAGATCCGATTATAACTGAAACTACGGCGCCCACCACCAGCTTTAAAGACACCCTTTACTATAATTACTACGCTCAAACCCTGGGGGTTAAGTTAAATTACTCCGAAAACAAACAGCTCTTGGCAACCGTGGCCGAATGGCTGGGTACTCCTTACCGGAGTGGCGCCGCTTCTAAAAAAGGAACCGATTGCTCCGGCTTTGTTTCTAAAGTTTATAAAGAAGTTTACGGCATTACGCTTACCCACAGCTCCCGCTCCATGTTTCAGAGCGTAGAACGCATTAAGAAATCAGCAATCAAAGCTGGTGATTTAGTTTTCTTCCGTCGCGGCCCAGGTAAACCCATTTACCACGTGGGCATTTACTTAAACAATAACAAATTTGTTCATTCGGCCAGTAACGGAGGCGTAATGGTATCATCGTTAAACCAGGCTTATTACGCCCGAAATTATTATGCGGCCGGTCGCGTAAACTTATAA
- a CDS encoding NAD(P)H-dependent oxidoreductase produces the protein MKPNDDNAALPVNERPFRVLIISGSDRRQYNCPGVDSKSRTLMLQMAEMLPADWEIDYEDLGNVYSRARIQSCNACVSTSMALCVWPCNCYEKNSSSEPDLLWDLDMYARLDMADAWAIIGPINWYGPTSNLKLMFDRLVCMNGGNPDENTIEHKDPEKAMALEHTEQWQHMSQNHLEGRTAGFFCYGDEGADEMDATGRPKILRHKQYFDPEAEPFENERDAYAPFVWQCRYGGVEVPDKLWAHATTGKGQKYSDNQAEDMVQEDQFMQVFKQWVLEFTLFVAEKGKVPPNQYRAYGYQRPKNYLKELKTGIREWRLRFGLEPKNSSPQIQKELGLNQDTTLRPHKSEGEKLRE, from the coding sequence ATGAAACCCAACGACGACAATGCGGCACTACCGGTAAACGAAAGACCTTTCCGGGTATTAATTATTTCGGGCTCTGACCGGAGGCAATACAACTGCCCCGGCGTAGATAGCAAATCCCGAACTTTAATGCTGCAAATGGCCGAAATGTTACCCGCCGATTGGGAAATTGATTACGAAGATTTAGGCAACGTGTACAGCCGAGCCCGTATCCAAAGCTGCAATGCTTGTGTTTCTACCTCTATGGCGCTCTGCGTTTGGCCTTGTAACTGCTACGAAAAAAACAGTTCTTCTGAACCCGATTTGTTGTGGGATTTAGATATGTACGCGCGTTTAGATATGGCCGATGCCTGGGCCATTATCGGGCCCATTAATTGGTACGGACCTACCAGCAATTTAAAACTGATGTTCGATCGTTTGGTTTGCATGAACGGCGGCAACCCCGACGAAAACACCATTGAGCACAAAGATCCCGAAAAAGCCATGGCCCTGGAGCATACCGAGCAATGGCAGCACATGAGTCAGAATCATTTAGAAGGCCGCACCGCCGGCTTTTTTTGCTACGGCGACGAAGGGGCCGATGAAATGGATGCTACTGGCCGACCTAAGATTTTACGTCATAAACAATACTTCGACCCGGAAGCAGAGCCTTTTGAAAATGAACGCGACGCGTATGCGCCTTTTGTGTGGCAATGCCGCTACGGCGGCGTAGAAGTACCCGATAAATTATGGGCGCACGCTACCACCGGCAAAGGCCAAAAATACAGCGACAACCAAGCCGAAGACATGGTGCAGGAAGACCAGTTTATGCAGGTTTTTAAACAATGGGTGCTGGAATTTACCTTATTTGTAGCCGAAAAAGGCAAAGTACCCCCTAATCAATACCGGGCTTATGGTTACCAAAGACCCAAAAACTATTTAAAAGAATTAAAAACCGGTATCCGGGAATGGCGCTTGCGCTTTGGTTTAGAACCTAAAAATTCTTCTCCGCAAATTCAAAAAGAACTAGGCTTAAACCAAGATACTACCTTACGCCCCCATAAAAGCGAAGGGGAAAAATTACGGGAATGA
- a CDS encoding M48 family metallopeptidase has product MRAGSPSISSVQIYIESIGTVLLERSKKAKHVSIRIKPLAGVRVAVPPQVSFEKAEEFLRSKTDWVQHHLHHIKAQEDKRTIYSASKPFRTFNHTLQLQAISGQTIYKARIQSNTLLVTYPGYKEETDAEVQQFIRQSVEATYRLEAKAYLPGRLAYFAQKFGFTFNKVVIKNTSTRWGSCSATNNINLNLHLMRLPEALRDYVILHELAHTVEKNHGPRFWALLDRISGDARGLDRRMKAYRVAIF; this is encoded by the coding sequence GTGCGCGCGGGATCACCATCTATTTCTTCAGTCCAGATTTATATCGAAAGTATCGGCACCGTACTTTTAGAACGTAGTAAAAAAGCCAAACACGTCAGTATTCGCATTAAACCTTTAGCGGGCGTGCGGGTTGCAGTACCCCCCCAGGTAAGTTTCGAAAAAGCCGAGGAATTCCTGCGCAGCAAAACCGACTGGGTTCAGCACCATTTGCATCATATTAAAGCGCAAGAAGATAAACGTACCATTTACTCCGCGAGTAAACCTTTCCGCACGTTTAACCATACCTTGCAGTTACAAGCCATTTCGGGACAAACCATTTATAAAGCCCGGATTCAGAGTAATACGCTTTTGGTTACTTACCCGGGTTATAAAGAAGAAACCGATGCGGAAGTACAGCAATTTATCCGGCAATCGGTAGAAGCGACTTATCGCTTAGAAGCGAAAGCTTATTTACCAGGCCGGTTGGCTTATTTTGCGCAAAAGTTTGGCTTTACCTTTAACAAAGTAGTTATTAAAAATACGAGCACGCGCTGGGGAAGCTGCTCCGCTACGAATAACATAAACCTCAATTTACATTTAATGCGTTTGCCCGAAGCCTTACGCGATTACGTGATTTTGCACGAGTTAGCCCATACCGTCGAAAAAAACCATGGCCCACGTTTCTGGGCTTTGCTCGACCGCATCAGCGGCGATGCCCGCGGTCTGGACCGCCGCATGAAAGCCTACCGGGTAGCCATTTTTTAA
- a CDS encoding AI-2E family transporter — protein sequence MTGISINRLAVTQVVLVLTVLILYYGRVFLIPLAFAVFFAMMLLPVSNKLEKWGIGRIWSTLLCIALILLFIAAIFFIVGLQAASLSEDLPQIQKKLQQYLDTGQQWVQQQFGVAPQEQIKVLKSQISKFSELFNQFATSLLSGGMGLLSGFALILFYFFFLMWKREKYEKFFVHLAQPENRPEVKQTLSEIKQVASQYLVARLFSMVFLAVFYMVGFSVIGIENAIIISLVAVLPTIVPYIGSIIGGLFPLLMALVAGSSGMVLPVIIVLVLAQVIDNNIIEPLVEGNSMNISPFITIVAIVLGELIWGIAGMILFIPIFAIIRIICDHLPALAPYSFLLENDVEEPKWMEKVKGWFGKS from the coding sequence ATGACAGGAATTTCTATAAATAGATTGGCGGTAACGCAAGTAGTATTGGTACTTACGGTATTAATCTTATACTATGGCCGGGTATTTTTAATACCCTTGGCCTTTGCTGTATTTTTTGCCATGATGCTTTTGCCCGTGAGTAACAAACTGGAAAAATGGGGAATTGGCCGGATTTGGTCTACTTTGCTATGCATTGCTTTAATCTTGCTGTTTATTGCGGCCATCTTTTTTATAGTGGGGTTACAAGCCGCTAGTTTATCGGAAGATTTACCGCAGATTCAGAAAAAGCTGCAACAATATTTAGATACCGGCCAGCAATGGGTACAGCAACAATTTGGCGTAGCGCCGCAGGAACAAATTAAAGTTTTAAAATCGCAGATTTCAAAGTTCTCCGAATTGTTTAACCAATTTGCTACTAGTTTGTTATCCGGCGGAATGGGCCTGCTCAGTGGTTTTGCCTTAATTCTATTTTATTTCTTTTTTCTGATGTGGAAGCGGGAAAAATACGAAAAGTTTTTTGTACACCTGGCTCAGCCAGAAAACCGGCCGGAAGTAAAGCAAACCCTCTCAGAAATTAAACAAGTAGCTTCGCAGTACTTAGTAGCCCGTTTGTTCTCCATGGTATTTTTAGCAGTGTTTTACATGGTTGGCTTCTCCGTTATCGGAATTGAAAATGCCATTATCATCAGTTTAGTAGCTGTTCTGCCCACCATCGTGCCTTACATCGGTTCGATTATCGGCGGATTGTTTCCGTTGTTGATGGCGCTGGTAGCGGGTTCTTCCGGCATGGTGCTGCCGGTAATTATTGTGTTGGTGCTGGCCCAGGTGATAGATAATAACATAATTGAACCTTTGGTGGAAGGTAACAGCATGAACATTAGCCCCTTTATAACCATTGTGGCAATTGTATTGGGCGAACTGATTTGGGGAATTGCCGGTATGATTTTGTTTATTCCAATTTTTGCTATTATTCGGATTATCTGCGACCACCTGCCGGCTTTAGCGCCTTACAGCTTCTTATTAGAGAACGACGTGGAAGAACCAAAATGGATGGAAAAAGTAAAAGGCTGGTTCGGGAAAAGCTAA
- a CDS encoding DUF2490 domain-containing protein, giving the protein MRSIIILFLLVGLNIRFALGQTNRIADKNKIGWFVYEGDHALSKKWKLHTEYQWRRIDYIKSWQQSLARVGFTYQILPQVKVGAGYTSFITFPYGGYPTAETGDPFPERRLHQDIQLSNTMGRVALQHRFRLEQRWLGQLQQSTGKNVQSWEYQNRIRYQIALQVPLQGLTLDDQEWYINFFDELFLGFGKNVGQNVYNQNRISGGLGYQFTDDFQVELNYLYQITQHAETDPVSGNNVFEYNQGFRLGVVYNFKFFKN; this is encoded by the coding sequence TTGCGTTCGATAATAATTCTGTTTCTGTTAGTGGGTTTAAACATCCGGTTTGCTTTAGGGCAGACTAACCGGATTGCGGATAAAAATAAAATAGGTTGGTTTGTTTACGAGGGCGACCATGCACTGAGTAAAAAATGGAAACTTCACACTGAGTACCAATGGCGACGCATTGATTACATTAAGAGTTGGCAACAATCGCTGGCCCGGGTTGGCTTCACTTACCAAATATTACCGCAAGTAAAAGTAGGGGCGGGGTATACTTCTTTTATAACTTTCCCCTACGGGGGTTACCCTACTGCCGAAACCGGTGACCCTTTTCCGGAGCGCCGTTTGCACCAGGATATTCAACTAAGTAATACCATGGGGAGGGTAGCTTTGCAACACCGCTTTCGGTTAGAACAACGCTGGCTCGGGCAATTACAGCAAAGTACCGGCAAGAACGTGCAAAGCTGGGAGTACCAGAACCGCATCCGGTACCAGATTGCGCTGCAGGTGCCGTTACAAGGCCTTACCCTTGATGATCAGGAATGGTATATTAACTTTTTCGATGAATTATTTCTGGGCTTTGGGAAAAATGTGGGCCAGAACGTCTATAATCAAAACCGGATATCCGGTGGCTTGGGTTACCAGTTTACCGATGATTTTCAGGTAGAATTAAATTATTTGTACCAGATTACACAACACGCCGAAACAGATCCGGTTTCGGGCAACAACGTGTTTGAGTATAACCAAGGCTTTCGGTTGGGGGTAGTTTATAATTTTAAATTTTTTAAAAATTAG
- a CDS encoding beta-1,6-N-acetylglucosaminyltransferase, which translates to MKLAHLILTHNHPDHLKRLIQRLTYGDDVIFIHVDKKVDITTFHNLISNKNVFFIKNRTSIDWGAFNIVKATLKSFQEILHSGTEYQYINLLSGSDYPLQMPVTIHQFLTDHPGKAFMNYRFIYDDWQEAIPRINEYHLNNYQFPGRYKVQKIMNRLLPTRTMPYGLVPVGRSQWFTIPTECVKYILEYWATHPALRRFTRLTWAPDEFIFQTILYNSEYRHILINNDLRLIDWSEGKASPKTFTLKDKDQLLSSDKLFARKFDSKNCPEILDCLDKKLISVPQVSPV; encoded by the coding sequence ATGAAACTTGCCCATCTTATTCTTACGCATAACCACCCGGATCATTTAAAACGTCTTATTCAAAGGCTAACATATGGAGATGATGTTATTTTTATTCACGTAGATAAAAAAGTAGACATAACTACGTTCCATAACTTAATTAGTAATAAAAATGTTTTTTTTATAAAAAATCGTACCTCCATTGATTGGGGTGCTTTTAATATAGTGAAGGCTACCCTTAAAAGCTTTCAAGAAATTCTGCATTCGGGCACAGAATACCAATACATCAATCTACTAAGCGGTTCTGACTACCCTTTGCAAATGCCTGTTACTATTCATCAATTTTTAACTGACCATCCCGGCAAAGCTTTTATGAATTACCGGTTTATTTATGATGATTGGCAAGAAGCAATACCCAGAATCAATGAATATCACCTAAATAATTACCAGTTCCCGGGCAGGTACAAAGTACAAAAGATAATGAATAGATTGCTACCTACTAGGACAATGCCTTATGGCTTAGTACCTGTAGGACGCTCTCAATGGTTTACCATTCCTACTGAGTGCGTCAAGTATATTTTAGAGTATTGGGCAACACATCCTGCTTTAAGGAGATTTACAAGGCTTACTTGGGCACCTGACGAATTTATCTTTCAAACCATTCTTTATAATTCAGAGTACCGACACATTTTGATTAATAATGATTTACGTCTCATAGACTGGTCAGAAGGGAAAGCAAGTCCTAAAACTTTCACTCTAAAGGATAAAGATCAGCTTTTATCTTCTGATAAATTATTTGCCAGAAAATTTGATTCAAAGAATTGTCCGGAAATATTAGATTGTCTTGATAAAAAACTTATTTCCGTTCCACAAGTTAGCCCAGTATAG
- a CDS encoding acyl carrier protein has translation MPRTSNIEHQVIHIISKTKEIKPSRLQAHANLSREFGFDTVDVVDIILELEKSFKITIPDEVPLDTVGDFIHFVSTQTFAKAS, from the coding sequence ATGCCACGAACTTCCAACATCGAGCACCAAGTAATTCATATTATCAGTAAAACCAAAGAAATAAAACCGTCCCGGTTACAAGCGCACGCCAATTTAAGCCGGGAGTTTGGTTTCGATACTGTTGACGTGGTAGATATAATCTTAGAATTAGAGAAAAGTTTTAAAATAACCATTCCGGACGAAGTTCCTTTGGATACGGTAGGTGATTTTATCCATTTCGTATCCACCCAAACTTTTGCTAAGGCTAGTTAA
- a CDS encoding type 1 glutamine amidotransferase domain-containing protein — protein MSDKLEGKKVAILAEDGFEQSELEQPKKALEEAGATTHVISSKSGKIKAWDETDWGDKVAVDKTLDEVSVADYDALLLPGGVMNPDKLRANPTAVSFVKDFLTANKPVAAICHGPWTLIETGLISGKTLTSYESIKTDLKNAGVNWVDQEVVVDGNLVTSRKPDDIPAFNKQIIESFALVGAGA, from the coding sequence ATGAGTGACAAACTGGAAGGAAAAAAAGTAGCTATTTTGGCCGAAGATGGTTTTGAGCAGTCGGAATTAGAACAACCCAAAAAAGCCTTAGAAGAGGCCGGTGCCACTACCCACGTAATTTCTTCAAAATCTGGTAAAATCAAAGCCTGGGACGAAACCGATTGGGGCGATAAAGTAGCCGTAGATAAAACTTTAGACGAAGTTTCGGTGGCCGATTACGATGCCTTGTTACTGCCCGGCGGCGTAATGAACCCGGATAAGTTGCGGGCTAACCCAACCGCCGTGAGCTTTGTGAAAGATTTTTTAACTGCCAACAAACCCGTAGCTGCTATTTGCCACGGTCCCTGGACTTTAATTGAAACCGGCCTGATTTCAGGCAAAACCCTGACGAGCTACGAATCTATTAAAACAGATTTAAAAAATGCCGGCGTAAACTGGGTGGATCAGGAAGTAGTGGTAGATGGTAATTTAGTAACCAGCCGCAAACCCGATGATATACCGGCTTTTAACAAACAAATAATTGAATCGTTTGCGTTGGTAGGTGCCGGCGCTTAA
- a CDS encoding DUF4157 domain-containing protein: MKFNEIKIVENSWFARLARLVLRTDNVAMVLGKAIHLSGVKKEAFLRNQAWVAHEHCHLQQFKKYGFFRFLWLYLIESMKVGYYHNKFEVEARLAEKTLDAK; this comes from the coding sequence ATGAAATTTAACGAAATTAAAATTGTTGAAAATTCGTGGTTCGCCCGCCTTGCCCGTTTAGTGTTACGGACTGATAATGTGGCAATGGTGCTCGGAAAGGCCATTCATTTAAGCGGCGTTAAAAAAGAAGCGTTCTTGCGTAACCAGGCTTGGGTAGCCCACGAGCACTGCCATTTGCAGCAATTTAAAAAATATGGTTTTTTTCGGTTTCTTTGGCTTTATCTAATAGAGTCCATGAAGGTGGGGTATTATCATAATAAATTTGAGGTAGAAGCGCGCTTAGCAGAAAAAACGCTGGATGCAAAATAA
- a CDS encoding TIGR04283 family arsenosugar biosynthesis glycosyltransferase, giving the protein MISVIIPTYNESEHIASTIRAIYQKGTRQAITEVIVVDGGSTDDTVQQARAVGARVIVSTHKGRAVQLNQAAQVAIGNVLYFLHADTTPPIGFTTDIMEAVKSGYHSGCFLLSFDFSHWFLKANCWFTRFNPIFFRFGDQSLFVTKEKFTQIGGYDEAHTVLEDQEIIKRLRKNNKFIILKKPVLTSARKYLTNGIYKTQGIFFLIYAMYFLGFSQHQLVSTYRKLIPGNKI; this is encoded by the coding sequence GTGATAAGCGTAATTATACCCACTTATAACGAAAGCGAGCATATTGCATCCACCATTCGGGCTATATACCAAAAAGGAACGCGCCAGGCCATTACCGAAGTAATTGTGGTGGATGGCGGCAGCACCGATGATACCGTGCAACAAGCCCGTGCTGTTGGTGCCCGGGTAATTGTTAGTACCCATAAGGGCCGGGCAGTACAGTTAAACCAGGCTGCCCAAGTAGCCATAGGCAATGTATTGTATTTTCTACACGCCGATACCACCCCACCCATTGGCTTTACAACAGACATTATGGAAGCCGTAAAATCTGGCTACCACAGCGGCTGCTTTTTACTCAGTTTTGATTTTAGTCATTGGTTTTTAAAAGCCAATTGTTGGTTCACGCGTTTTAATCCTATTTTTTTCCGGTTTGGCGATCAAAGTTTATTTGTTACCAAAGAAAAATTTACCCAGATAGGCGGTTATGACGAAGCGCATACCGTGTTGGAAGACCAGGAAATCATTAAACGGCTTCGAAAAAACAACAAATTTATAATTTTAAAAAAGCCGGTTTTAACCTCAGCACGTAAGTATCTAACCAACGGTATTTACAAAACCCAGGGCATCTTTTTTTTAATTTATGCCATGTATTTTCTCGGTTTTTCCCAACATCAACTGGTAAGCACCTACCGAAAACTAATACCCGGTAACAAAATTTAA
- a CDS encoding Gfo/Idh/MocA family protein: MKDLNTILNALTEGEDGYTRRTFLTNTGKSILAATALSSLASCDTNAQQKAPGSPTDKDIHASSVTEPIELKEIADPSEKKKEPFPAPEQPDKRVGFALVGLGNLTLGELLPAFGSCKYAKVTALVSGSPEKAKKVARQYGIPDKSIYNYQNFDNIKNNPDVQVVYIVLPNSMHEEFTIRSANAGKHVLCEKPMSVNSQSAQRMIDACEKAGKKLMIAYRIQYEPNNQKAKEWTRNKKMGTVKIIDAINTQNQGEPGQWRLKKALAGGGSLPDIGLYCLNTARYLLGEEPVQVNATIYSTPNDPRFKEVEETVFFQLQFPSGALANCTTSYGVHESKRYRCHADKGGYFGLDPAFSYHGLQMEGSQVQDDMEVKINPSAGQKNQFALEMDHMARCVTEDKKPYTPGEEGLQDHVIMEAIYESARTGKPVKLKRIDKLDAFRGTVPDQLQIS; the protein is encoded by the coding sequence ATGAAAGACCTGAATACCATTTTAAACGCTCTTACCGAAGGAGAAGACGGTTATACCCGGCGCACTTTTTTAACCAATACCGGTAAAAGTATTTTGGCAGCCACTGCCTTAAGCAGTCTGGCTTCCTGCGACACCAATGCGCAGCAAAAAGCCCCGGGCAGCCCCACCGATAAAGACATTCACGCCAGTTCAGTAACCGAACCCATTGAGCTAAAAGAGATTGCCGATCCATCGGAAAAGAAAAAAGAACCTTTTCCGGCGCCGGAACAACCCGATAAACGCGTAGGTTTTGCTTTGGTTGGTTTAGGCAATCTTACTCTGGGCGAACTGTTACCGGCATTTGGGTCGTGTAAATACGCTAAAGTTACGGCCTTAGTAAGCGGCAGCCCCGAAAAAGCCAAAAAAGTAGCCCGGCAGTACGGCATTCCGGATAAGAGCATTTACAATTACCAAAACTTCGATAATATCAAAAACAACCCCGATGTGCAGGTAGTGTATATTGTGCTACCCAACTCCATGCACGAAGAATTTACTATTCGGTCGGCCAACGCGGGCAAACACGTATTATGCGAAAAGCCCATGTCGGTTAATTCGCAATCGGCACAACGCATGATAGATGCTTGCGAAAAAGCCGGCAAAAAATTAATGATTGCCTACCGCATTCAGTACGAGCCTAACAACCAAAAAGCCAAAGAGTGGACCCGCAACAAAAAAATGGGTACCGTAAAAATTATCGATGCCATTAACACCCAAAATCAAGGCGAACCCGGACAGTGGCGTTTAAAAAAAGCTTTGGCGGGCGGTGGCTCTTTGCCCGATATTGGCCTTTATTGTTTAAACACGGCGCGTTACTTATTAGGCGAAGAACCCGTGCAGGTAAATGCCACCATCTACAGCACGCCCAACGATCCGCGCTTTAAAGAAGTAGAAGAAACCGTATTTTTTCAACTGCAATTCCCCAGCGGCGCTCTGGCTAATTGCACCACCAGTTACGGCGTGCACGAATCAAAAAGGTACCGTTGCCACGCCGACAAAGGCGGGTACTTTGGTTTAGACCCGGCTTTTAGCTACCACGGTTTGCAAATGGAAGGCTCGCAAGTGCAGGACGATATGGAAGTAAAAATAAACCCGAGTGCCGGCCAGAAAAATCAATTTGCCCTGGAAATGGACCATATGGCCCGGTGCGTAACCGAAGATAAAAAACCGTATACCCCCGGAGAAGAAGGCCTGCAGGACCATGTTATAATGGAGGCTATTTACGAATCGGCGAGAACCGGCAAACCCGTAAAACTTAAACGGATAGATAAACTAGATGCTTTTCGGGGTACCGTTCCCGACCAGTTACAAATAAGCTAA